In Myxococcus stipitatus, the following are encoded in one genomic region:
- a CDS encoding response regulator transcription factor, producing the protein MAARRVLVVEDDSAIRRGIVDALRFEGYEVLEAGVREEGQRIAERTPVDLVLLDLVLPDGDGLDLLKAVRKSRPTLPVIILTARGQEEDRVMGLKLGADDYVVKPFSVRELLARAGAVLRRSAERPTGAAHVEFPGGHFVVERRELTFDDGSRMDLSEREAEALRYLGENAGRAISREELLERVWHLPARSVQTRTVDMTMARLREKLRDDSTEPRVILTVRGKGYMFSAPGSAR; encoded by the coding sequence ATGGCCGCGCGCCGAGTACTTGTCGTCGAGGATGACTCCGCCATCCGGCGTGGAATCGTGGATGCACTGCGCTTCGAGGGCTACGAGGTCCTCGAAGCCGGTGTCCGGGAGGAAGGCCAGCGAATCGCCGAGCGCACGCCGGTGGACCTGGTGCTGCTGGACCTGGTCCTCCCGGATGGGGATGGGTTGGACCTGCTGAAGGCGGTGCGCAAGAGCAGGCCGACCCTGCCCGTCATCATCCTCACCGCCCGTGGGCAGGAAGAGGACCGGGTGATGGGGCTGAAGCTGGGCGCGGATGACTACGTGGTGAAGCCCTTCTCCGTGCGGGAGCTGCTGGCGCGGGCTGGGGCGGTGCTGCGGCGTTCCGCGGAGCGCCCCACGGGCGCGGCTCACGTCGAGTTTCCCGGGGGCCACTTCGTGGTGGAGCGACGGGAGCTCACGTTCGACGATGGCTCCAGGATGGACCTCTCCGAGCGCGAGGCGGAGGCCCTTCGCTACCTGGGAGAGAACGCGGGGCGGGCCATCTCGCGCGAGGAACTGTTGGAGCGGGTGTGGCACCTGCCCGCCAGGAGCGTGCAGACGCGCACGGTGGACATGACGATGGCGCGATTGAGGGAGAAGCTGCGCGATGACTCCACCGAGCCGCGCGTCATCCTCACCGTGCGAGGCAAGGGCTACATGTTCTCCGCTCCGGGAAGCGCGCGATGA
- a CDS encoding HAMP domain-containing sensor histidine kinase, with translation MIRSWRVWLAVSACLLLALAGVVWLSVFALRLDRADRQARESAAREENVRLALWRLDSELFPLVARESAVAVDAYTALSPARGVVDAARQPLQEGEAWVASPLMAGPPEHVLLHFQVGPTGEVSSPQVVDPAVRASLGLAYPEVGDEVLRHRLDRVSGWLSRSAVQDALAGRVAAGSRRAPREESTKRIPDEVQWTKNASEFDARSRGARQAASQSMVSYGKFKALPPETDSPSVGEDMRAIWVEDALLLVRRVQIKGREYIQGCWLDWPELQRWLRGRVADLLPGATLEPVKDTTTEKGEGRMLAALPVRMVPGAVPREDGSSGALSSLPAVLTVAWSGVLLAAVAVVALLAGVVSLSERRGAFVSAVTHELRTPLTTFRMYTEMLAAGMVPDAQRRQEYFDILHREAERLSHLVENVLSYARIERGREPARLERVSVGALLSRMEERLSERALQSGLSLCVDVPRDVVVMTDPSAVEQILFNLVDNASKYAVNTQDPRIHFELERRCSRVGLSVRDHGPGVDPATARKLFEPFSKSVQAAAKSAPGVGLGLALCRRLARSMRGDLRHEHVREGGARFVLWLPTA, from the coding sequence ATGATTCGCTCCTGGCGCGTCTGGCTCGCGGTGAGCGCCTGCTTGTTGTTGGCGCTCGCGGGTGTGGTGTGGCTGTCCGTCTTCGCGTTGCGGCTGGACAGGGCGGACCGGCAGGCCCGTGAGAGCGCGGCGCGTGAAGAGAACGTGCGCCTGGCGCTGTGGCGGCTCGACTCGGAGCTGTTTCCGCTCGTGGCGCGCGAGAGCGCGGTGGCCGTGGATGCCTATACGGCCTTGTCTCCGGCGCGAGGCGTGGTGGATGCGGCCCGTCAGCCGCTTCAAGAGGGCGAGGCCTGGGTGGCCTCACCCTTGATGGCTGGGCCTCCGGAGCATGTCCTGCTCCATTTCCAGGTGGGACCGACGGGAGAGGTCTCCTCGCCCCAAGTGGTGGACCCGGCGGTGCGAGCCTCGCTGGGGCTTGCGTATCCCGAGGTCGGGGACGAGGTGCTGCGCCACCGGTTGGATAGGGTCTCGGGATGGCTGAGCCGTTCGGCCGTGCAGGATGCGCTCGCGGGTCGTGTCGCGGCGGGCTCGCGGCGCGCGCCTCGGGAGGAGAGCACGAAGAGAATCCCGGACGAGGTCCAGTGGACGAAGAACGCGAGCGAGTTCGATGCGCGCTCACGCGGCGCACGCCAGGCCGCGAGCCAGTCCATGGTGAGCTACGGCAAGTTCAAGGCCTTGCCCCCGGAGACCGACTCGCCCAGCGTGGGCGAGGACATGCGCGCCATCTGGGTGGAGGATGCACTCCTCCTGGTCCGGCGCGTCCAGATCAAGGGCCGCGAGTACATCCAGGGATGCTGGCTGGACTGGCCCGAGCTCCAGCGCTGGCTGCGAGGCCGGGTGGCGGACTTGCTTCCGGGGGCGACGCTGGAGCCCGTGAAGGACACCACCACGGAGAAGGGGGAAGGCCGGATGCTGGCGGCGTTGCCGGTGCGGATGGTTCCGGGCGCGGTGCCTCGCGAGGACGGCTCCTCTGGGGCGCTGTCCTCGTTGCCCGCGGTATTGACGGTGGCATGGAGCGGCGTGCTGCTGGCCGCGGTCGCGGTGGTGGCGCTGCTGGCCGGGGTCGTGTCGCTGAGCGAGCGCCGGGGCGCGTTCGTCTCGGCGGTGACGCATGAGCTGCGCACACCGCTGACGACGTTCCGGATGTACACGGAGATGCTGGCGGCGGGGATGGTGCCGGATGCCCAGCGCCGCCAGGAGTACTTCGACATCCTCCATCGCGAGGCGGAGCGGCTGAGCCACCTGGTGGAGAACGTGTTGTCGTATGCCCGCATCGAGCGGGGACGCGAGCCCGCGAGGCTGGAGCGGGTGTCGGTGGGCGCGTTGTTGTCGCGCATGGAAGAGCGCCTGTCCGAACGAGCGCTCCAGTCGGGTCTGTCGCTGTGTGTCGACGTGCCTCGCGACGTGGTGGTGATGACGGACCCCTCGGCGGTGGAGCAGATCCTCTTCAACCTCGTGGACAACGCGTCGAAGTACGCGGTGAACACCCAGGACCCGCGCATCCACTTCGAGCTCGAGCGGCGATGCTCACGGGTGGGGCTGTCGGTGAGAGACCACGGGCCGGGCGTGGACCCCGCGACGGCGCGCAAGCTCTTCGAGCCCTTCTCCAAGTCCGTCCAGGCCGCCGCGAAATCAGCGCCGGGCGTGGGGCTGGGGTTGGCGCTCTGCCGCAGGCTCGCGCGAAGCATGCGCGGCGACCTGCGTCATGAGCACGTCCGCGAGGGCGGTGCCCGCTTCGTGCTCTGGCTCCCCACCGCCTGA
- a CDS encoding ECF-type sigma factor: protein MGMPEMASLLEGARNGSSEARDNLRRVTYHELREMTHAAMSSGMPSPAVRPMLLLRDMWLRLAGHVTDVDQRRQFLGAGAQAMRRVLVDGVRGRDARRREAQREPLCLRDEVSESPVGVAVDVLDLERMLVDMEAFKPRLARMLELRYFAGLGIHETAAVLGVAPATVRRDWAYVRGCLCEGVGH from the coding sequence ATGGGCATGCCGGAGATGGCCTCTCTGCTAGAGGGGGCCCGCAACGGGAGTTCGGAGGCTCGGGACAACCTGCGGCGGGTGACGTACCACGAGCTTCGCGAGATGACGCATGCGGCCATGAGCAGTGGGATGCCGAGTCCCGCCGTCAGGCCCATGCTGTTGCTCAGGGACATGTGGCTGCGTCTGGCGGGCCATGTGACGGATGTAGACCAGCGCAGGCAGTTCCTCGGCGCGGGGGCCCAGGCGATGCGGCGTGTGCTCGTGGATGGCGTGCGTGGCCGCGACGCCCGGCGGAGGGAAGCGCAGCGCGAGCCGCTGTGTCTGCGCGACGAGGTCTCCGAATCTCCGGTTGGCGTGGCTGTCGACGTGCTGGACCTGGAGCGGATGCTGGTGGACATGGAGGCCTTCAAGCCGCGCCTCGCCCGGATGTTGGAGCTGCGCTACTTCGCGGGGCTGGGCATCCATGAGACGGCGGCGGTGCTGGGCGTCGCGCCCGCCACCGTCCGGCGCGACTGGGCCTACGTGCGCGGCTGCCTGTGTGAAGGCGTGGGGCACTGA
- a CDS encoding erythromycin esterase family protein has product MRTPLLWVVMTCALTGCATPAAPALPSTSVIELGPAWPEALPEAVAAEVDRAAKQHPVLALGEGDHFVAEKYEYRLAFLRRLIQRNGVRHIALEMGASDAARIDRYLKTGDERWLHRVVLYGYAGEDDDERRELAPIARGDRRPPDDAWAEAERSFFRRLRALGQEQGTRIHVFGFDFDAAPGGGYADARRALESCADTPSVQALRPRLTPPRNTSPSAEVTRLEKLIVSLDTERTSLDADCGAAQVDAARAALDQLAFSYRTFFEWHAAQADTSAQGPLRLRRMFDERESQMYLRYTRWTQALPAGARVVLLGHDMHVARDSEVLRYGRAPHDLPMWRSLGTRIEEARPGGLWVCWLLYGDGTRYTPTSPTGHSVVSLRPDSLEATLARTPGRHLVLMERVPAGTVVDQASAFGTETSEGSGPVRTVTDAIVFLPEAHAPTPSTH; this is encoded by the coding sequence ATGCGAACGCCCCTTCTCTGGGTGGTGATGACCTGCGCGCTCACGGGATGTGCCACGCCGGCGGCGCCAGCACTTCCGTCCACGTCGGTCATCGAGCTTGGCCCGGCGTGGCCCGAAGCACTCCCCGAGGCCGTCGCCGCCGAAGTGGACCGCGCGGCGAAGCAACACCCGGTCCTCGCGCTCGGCGAGGGCGACCACTTCGTCGCGGAGAAATATGAGTACCGCCTGGCGTTCCTACGGCGGCTGATTCAGCGCAACGGGGTGCGGCACATCGCACTCGAGATGGGCGCCTCGGATGCCGCGAGGATTGATCGCTACCTGAAGACGGGCGACGAGCGTTGGCTGCACCGCGTGGTGCTGTACGGCTACGCAGGGGAAGACGACGACGAACGCCGCGAGCTCGCGCCCATCGCCCGAGGTGACCGCCGGCCACCAGATGACGCCTGGGCCGAGGCGGAGCGCTCATTCTTCCGGAGGCTGCGTGCGCTCGGGCAGGAACAAGGCACACGGATTCACGTCTTCGGCTTCGACTTCGACGCCGCTCCCGGCGGAGGTTATGCCGACGCACGACGAGCACTCGAGTCCTGCGCCGACACGCCCTCCGTGCAGGCACTCCGCCCTCGGTTGACCCCGCCGAGGAACACCTCTCCCTCCGCCGAGGTGACGCGCCTCGAAAAGCTCATCGTGTCCCTCGATACGGAGCGCACCTCGCTCGACGCCGACTGCGGCGCGGCGCAGGTGGACGCGGCTCGTGCGGCGCTCGACCAGCTGGCCTTCTCGTACCGCACGTTCTTCGAATGGCATGCGGCCCAAGCCGACACGTCCGCGCAAGGCCCCCTGCGTCTGCGGCGGATGTTCGATGAACGCGAGTCACAGATGTACTTGCGTTACACGCGATGGACACAGGCGCTTCCCGCCGGGGCCCGCGTGGTCCTGCTCGGGCACGACATGCACGTGGCGCGCGACTCGGAGGTCCTCCGCTATGGACGCGCCCCGCATGACCTGCCGATGTGGCGGAGCCTGGGCACTCGCATCGAAGAGGCCCGGCCCGGCGGCCTCTGGGTCTGCTGGTTGCTCTACGGCGACGGGACTCGCTACACCCCCACGTCACCGACGGGGCACTCCGTGGTCAGCCTTCGTCCCGACTCGCTGGAAGCCACACTGGCCCGCACTCCGGGACGGCACCTCGTGCTGATGGAGCGAGTGCCAGCCGGCACCGTCGTCGACCAGGCGTCGGCGTTTGGGACGGAGACCAGCGAAGGCTCAGGCCCGGTGCGGACCGTCACCGATGCCATCGTGTTCCTTCCCGAGGCCCACGCCCCCACGCCCTCAACACACTGA
- a CDS encoding helix-turn-helix transcriptional regulator translates to MPITVRLAVVLAERQVRSKELAEYVGITEANLSLLKQGKVKGVRFETLARICEYLDCQPGDLLQYVPEDGARRESPRRAG, encoded by the coding sequence ATGCCCATCACCGTCCGCCTCGCTGTCGTGCTCGCCGAACGGCAGGTCCGCTCGAAGGAGCTCGCGGAGTATGTCGGCATCACCGAAGCCAACCTCTCCCTGCTCAAGCAGGGAAAGGTGAAGGGCGTTCGCTTCGAGACCCTGGCTCGCATCTGCGAGTACCTCGACTGCCAACCCGGAGACCTCCTGCAATACGTCCCAGAGGACGGTGCGCGCCGCGAGTCACCACGCCGCGCCGGGTGA
- a CDS encoding DUF885 domain-containing protein, producing the protein MRQAFRPVRTLLLTACGLLSACARQVPSAPPVEQSSASTRTPEKFPELVDSIFAASFDFSPSNGTAVGLHEYDPRLEDWSRPRIEARIRELDTLLSRLRAVDRGSLSFDDAIDWEALESQLLAEQFELTVIRSWEHNPMQYAGLPGGAIDGLMKRDFAPKAERLRSAIARLKAVPSVFAAGKANVQTPPREFTDLAIRMAKGSVGFFEGSVATWAKDAAGSDAALLAEFNAANAAAVASVQDFARWLEKDLLPRSTGKYALGPEHFLTKLRYEEMIDLPLPELLALGEANLEKDYRDFVATAKRIDARLSPAQVMAKLEEDHPTAEDLIPSVRRSVEGVRQFLVEKDLVTIPSEVRPRVEETPPYARSGSFASMDTPGPYETKATEAFYYVTPVEPDWDARHKEEHLRLFNAPVVSVINIHEVWPGHYLQFLYAPRFPTKVRKLVAVGSNAEGWAHYTEQMMLDQGFGGGNPKLRLAQLSEALLRDCRYVVGIKLHTAGWTVEDGAKLFREKCFQQPANAYEEARRGAYNPTYLYYTFGKLEVQRLAKDYQAAKGQGLKQFHDAFVSQGSLPLPLVRRLLLR; encoded by the coding sequence ATGCGCCAAGCCTTCCGCCCCGTTCGCACGCTCCTGCTCACCGCCTGCGGACTCCTCAGTGCCTGCGCCAGGCAGGTTCCATCGGCTCCGCCCGTGGAGCAGTCCTCGGCGAGCACCCGGACTCCGGAGAAGTTCCCGGAGCTGGTGGATTCCATCTTCGCCGCGTCGTTCGACTTCTCGCCGTCCAACGGCACGGCGGTGGGACTGCATGAGTACGACCCCCGGCTGGAGGACTGGAGCCGGCCTCGCATCGAGGCCCGCATTCGCGAGCTGGACACGCTGCTCTCCCGCCTGCGCGCCGTGGACCGGGGCTCGCTGTCTTTCGATGACGCCATCGACTGGGAGGCGCTGGAGAGCCAGCTCCTCGCGGAGCAGTTCGAGCTGACCGTCATCCGGAGCTGGGAGCACAACCCCATGCAGTACGCGGGGCTTCCCGGCGGCGCCATCGATGGGCTGATGAAGCGCGACTTCGCCCCCAAGGCGGAGCGCCTGCGCTCGGCGATTGCGCGGCTGAAGGCCGTCCCGTCCGTCTTCGCCGCGGGCAAGGCCAACGTCCAGACGCCTCCACGCGAGTTCACGGACCTGGCCATCCGCATGGCGAAGGGCTCCGTGGGTTTCTTCGAAGGCTCGGTGGCGACGTGGGCCAAGGACGCCGCGGGAAGTGACGCCGCGCTGCTCGCCGAGTTCAACGCGGCCAACGCGGCGGCGGTGGCCTCGGTGCAGGACTTCGCGCGGTGGCTGGAGAAGGACCTGCTTCCACGCTCGACGGGGAAGTACGCGCTGGGCCCGGAGCACTTCCTCACCAAGCTGCGCTACGAGGAGATGATTGACCTGCCGCTCCCAGAGTTGCTCGCGCTCGGAGAGGCGAACCTCGAGAAGGACTACCGCGACTTCGTGGCCACCGCGAAGCGCATCGATGCGCGGCTCTCACCCGCGCAGGTGATGGCGAAGCTGGAAGAGGACCACCCCACGGCGGAGGACCTCATCCCCTCGGTGCGCCGCTCGGTGGAGGGCGTTCGCCAGTTCCTCGTCGAGAAGGACCTGGTCACCATTCCCTCGGAGGTGCGGCCTCGCGTGGAGGAGACGCCGCCGTACGCGCGCTCGGGCTCCTTCGCGTCCATGGACACGCCGGGCCCTTACGAGACGAAGGCCACCGAGGCCTTCTACTACGTCACTCCCGTGGAGCCGGACTGGGATGCCCGGCACAAAGAGGAGCACCTGCGCCTCTTCAACGCCCCCGTCGTGTCGGTCATCAACATCCACGAGGTCTGGCCGGGGCACTACCTCCAGTTCCTCTATGCGCCCCGCTTCCCCACCAAGGTCCGCAAGCTCGTCGCCGTGGGCAGCAACGCCGAGGGCTGGGCGCACTACACCGAGCAGATGATGTTGGACCAGGGCTTCGGCGGCGGTAACCCCAAGCTTCGCCTGGCCCAGCTCTCCGAGGCCCTCTTGCGCGACTGCCGCTATGTCGTCGGCATCAAGCTGCACACCGCGGGGTGGACGGTGGAGGACGGCGCGAAGCTGTTCCGCGAGAAGTGCTTCCAGCAGCCCGCGAACGCCTACGAAGAAGCGCGGCGCGGCGCCTACAACCCCACGTACCTCTACTACACGTTCGGCAAGCTGGAGGTGCAGCGGCTGGCGAAGGACTACCAGGCCGCGAAGGGACAAGGCCTCAAGCAGTTCCACGACGCCTTCGTCTCCCAGGGCAGTCTGCCCCTCCCCCTCGTGCGGCGACTGCTGCTGCGCTGA
- a CDS encoding amidohydrolase codes for MNRPSLLALLVVLLASPIGRSLAAQPSPVLSALEGLYPELDVFYRDLHQNPELSFQEEKTAAKLAERLRKLGFDVTTGVGGTGVVAVLRNGPGPTVMLRTDLDGLPMEEKTGLAYASKVSVKNGEGQTVPVMHACGHDVHMTVWLGTATLLSRKKDQWRGTLMMVGQPAEEIGAGARKMLADGLFKRFPKPDFAVALHNTTAAPAGRVEYVAGYAMAHVDSVDITLYGKGGHGAYPHTTVDPVVMAARLVLSLQTLVSREKHPLEPAVVTVGSIQGGTKHNIIPDEVRLQLTVRSYKPEVRKALLAGIERIAKAEALVSGATRPPDVAVTEGTPATYNDPALTRRLTESLIRTLGEKNVGEAQPVMGGEDFSEYGRAGVPAVMLWLGAVEPQRFQQSRSGGEPLPSLHSSGFIPDRERTLRTGVTALTSSALELLSKP; via the coding sequence GTGAACCGCCCTTCCCTGCTGGCCTTGCTCGTTGTCCTCCTGGCTTCGCCCATCGGACGCTCGCTCGCGGCACAACCCTCTCCAGTCCTGAGCGCGCTGGAGGGCCTCTATCCCGAGCTGGACGTGTTCTATCGGGACCTGCACCAGAACCCCGAGCTGTCGTTCCAGGAAGAGAAGACCGCCGCGAAGCTCGCCGAGCGTCTGCGCAAGCTGGGCTTCGACGTCACCACGGGCGTCGGTGGCACGGGAGTCGTGGCCGTGCTGCGCAACGGCCCGGGCCCCACCGTGATGTTGCGCACGGACCTGGACGGACTGCCCATGGAGGAGAAGACGGGCCTGGCCTACGCCAGCAAGGTGAGCGTCAAGAATGGCGAGGGCCAGACGGTGCCGGTGATGCACGCGTGCGGACATGACGTGCACATGACGGTGTGGCTGGGCACCGCCACGCTGCTGTCGCGCAAGAAGGACCAGTGGCGTGGCACCTTGATGATGGTGGGCCAGCCCGCGGAGGAGATTGGCGCGGGGGCTCGGAAGATGCTGGCCGATGGCCTCTTCAAGCGCTTCCCCAAGCCCGACTTCGCGGTGGCGCTCCACAACACCACGGCCGCACCCGCGGGACGCGTGGAGTACGTGGCGGGCTACGCCATGGCGCACGTGGATTCGGTGGACATCACGCTCTACGGCAAGGGAGGTCACGGCGCGTATCCCCACACCACGGTGGACCCCGTGGTGATGGCGGCGCGACTGGTGCTCTCGCTCCAGACCCTGGTCAGCCGCGAGAAACATCCCCTGGAGCCCGCGGTGGTGACGGTGGGCTCCATCCAAGGTGGCACCAAGCACAACATCATCCCGGATGAAGTCCGGCTCCAGCTCACGGTCCGCTCGTACAAGCCGGAGGTGCGCAAGGCGCTGCTCGCGGGCATCGAGCGCATCGCGAAGGCAGAGGCCCTCGTCTCGGGCGCGACCCGCCCTCCCGATGTCGCCGTCACCGAGGGCACGCCCGCCACCTACAACGACCCGGCGCTCACCCGCAGGCTCACCGAATCCCTGATTCGCACGCTGGGCGAGAAGAACGTGGGCGAAGCTCAACCCGTGATGGGTGGCGAGGACTTCTCCGAATACGGCCGCGCGGGAGTCCCGGCCGTGATGCTGTGGCTCGGCGCGGTGGAGCCGCAGCGCTTCCAGCAGTCACGCTCGGGAGGAGAGCCGCTGCCCTCCCTCCACTCCTCCGGCTTCATCCCCGACCGGGAGCGCACTCTGCGCACGGGTGTCACGGCCCTGACGAGCTCGGCGCTGGAGCTGTTGAGCAAGCCCTGA
- a CDS encoding SDR family oxidoreductase yields the protein MKDTSVDSLVIGSTGLIGRWLVPELTRQGRRVALLSRHVQTRAQEYQDWMAALGGEPRHLVFMEGDLDAPRLGLSPEDEASLQGVRDVFHLGARFAWHLPPEVARRTNVEGSRAVVELTSRLPARRRLVLIGGYRIGPRLDATGSVIPAPELSFSGAGAYEASKGLAHRVALETAAQLGVPITSVHPASVVGDSRTGATVQRLGLGDTLQRIHAGKTPVLLGSAETFVPVVSVDVMARFLAGVVEFPETRGQEYTLLDPATPPLHELLRWAAKRSGRSAPRIALPVSWVRWLPERLLGTAAESLDFLDTARYPVEPTLALARRMGLELPPVTTVLERWFDFLRDTGFSPDVDRARTASMTPR from the coding sequence ATGAAGGACACATCCGTCGACTCGCTCGTCATCGGCTCCACGGGGCTCATCGGTCGGTGGCTCGTTCCCGAGCTCACGCGACAGGGGCGGCGCGTGGCCCTGCTGTCGCGCCATGTTCAAACACGCGCCCAGGAGTATCAGGACTGGATGGCGGCACTTGGAGGCGAGCCGCGCCACCTCGTGTTCATGGAGGGCGACCTGGATGCACCTCGTCTGGGACTCAGCCCCGAGGACGAAGCGTCACTCCAAGGCGTCCGGGACGTGTTCCATCTGGGAGCTCGCTTCGCCTGGCATCTGCCTCCCGAGGTGGCTCGGCGGACCAATGTCGAGGGGTCTCGCGCCGTGGTGGAGTTGACGTCTCGACTGCCAGCGCGGCGGCGGCTCGTGCTCATCGGCGGCTATCGCATCGGTCCTCGGCTGGATGCCACGGGCTCCGTCATCCCCGCCCCTGAGCTGAGCTTCTCGGGCGCGGGGGCCTATGAAGCGTCGAAGGGACTGGCGCATCGCGTGGCGCTGGAGACCGCGGCTCAGTTGGGTGTGCCCATCACCTCGGTGCATCCGGCCTCCGTCGTGGGCGACAGTCGCACGGGGGCCACCGTGCAACGACTGGGGTTGGGGGACACGTTGCAGCGCATCCATGCGGGCAAGACGCCCGTGCTGCTGGGAAGCGCGGAGACCTTCGTGCCGGTGGTGTCCGTGGACGTCATGGCGCGGTTCCTCGCGGGTGTCGTGGAGTTCCCCGAAACACGAGGGCAGGAGTACACGCTGTTGGACCCGGCGACTCCACCTCTTCACGAACTCCTGCGCTGGGCGGCGAAGCGCTCGGGACGCAGCGCGCCCCGCATCGCCCTTCCTGTCTCCTGGGTGCGATGGCTTCCTGAGCGGCTGCTCGGAACGGCGGCGGAGTCGCTCGACTTCCTCGACACGGCCCGCTACCCGGTGGAGCCCACCCTCGCCTTGGCCCGACGCATGGGCTTGGAGCTGCCTCCCGTGACCACCGTGCTGGAGCGCTGGTTCGACTTCCTGCGGGACACGGGGTTCTCACCGGACGTCGACCGGGCCCGAACCGCGTCGATGACGCCCCGCTGA
- a CDS encoding TetR/AcrR family transcriptional regulator — protein sequence MSKGEDTRRRMIAAAAEMLERSGYAGAGIQELLEAGKAPRGSLYFHFPGGKEQLAVEAIQASASEVTRLLGEHLVSAKGLVAGLRRALSVLADRAEASGFEKGCPVSAVVLSSGATPEPVRASAAEALGTWQQLLAERLRAEGLTLAESRRRSALLLSSIEGALLLMRAHRSRAPVEELSKELERLLSLA from the coding sequence GTGAGCAAGGGTGAGGACACACGCCGCCGGATGATTGCCGCGGCGGCGGAGATGTTGGAGCGCTCGGGCTATGCCGGCGCGGGCATCCAGGAGCTGCTCGAGGCCGGCAAGGCACCTCGAGGCTCGCTCTACTTTCATTTCCCCGGGGGCAAGGAGCAGCTCGCGGTGGAGGCGATCCAGGCCTCCGCCTCGGAGGTGACGCGGCTGCTCGGGGAGCACCTGGTGTCGGCGAAGGGGCTGGTTGCGGGGCTGCGCCGCGCGCTCTCCGTGCTGGCGGACCGGGCCGAAGCCTCTGGCTTCGAGAAGGGCTGTCCCGTCTCGGCCGTGGTCCTCTCTTCGGGTGCCACTCCCGAACCCGTGCGCGCCTCGGCCGCCGAGGCCCTGGGCACGTGGCAACAACTCCTCGCGGAGCGGCTCCGCGCGGAGGGGCTCACCCTCGCGGAGTCTCGCCGGCGCTCGGCGCTGCTGCTCTCCTCCATCGAAGGGGCGCTGCTGCTCATGCGGGCCCACCGGAGCCGAGCTCCCGTCGAGGAGCTGTCAAAGGAACTGGAGCGCCTGCTCTCACTGGCGTGA